One window from the genome of Paraneptunicella aestuarii encodes:
- a CDS encoding acyl-CoA dehydrogenase family protein, which yields MDFNLTEDQLAFAETARQFAEQELAPNAAQWDKDHHFPKDVIQRAGELGFCGLYCPEDQGGLGLSRLDSSIIFEQLAMGCTATTAMMTIHNMAAWMMTTWGTEEFKQEWSDSLVTGEKLASYCLTEPGSGSDAASLRTTAKRDGDHYVVNGSKMFISGAGETDVLVVMVRTGEEGPKGISAIAIPADADGIIYGKAEEKMGWNAQPTRLVTFENVRVPVKNLLGNEGEGFKFAMKGLDGGRINIATCSVGTAQQALNTARNYMHERQQFGKPLAAFQALQFKIADMTTELVAARQMVRLAAAKLDNDDPEKTAYCAMAKRFATDVGTKVCDDALQIHGGYGYIQEYPLERHLRDVRVHQILEGTNEIMRVIIGRRVLADDAGDIL from the coding sequence ATGGATTTCAATTTAACTGAAGACCAGCTCGCGTTCGCCGAAACTGCGAGACAATTTGCAGAGCAAGAACTGGCACCTAACGCAGCGCAGTGGGATAAAGATCATCATTTTCCTAAAGATGTGATTCAACGTGCGGGCGAACTGGGCTTTTGTGGCTTGTATTGTCCTGAAGATCAAGGCGGCTTGGGTTTAAGTCGTCTGGATTCTTCCATTATTTTTGAACAATTGGCAATGGGCTGTACTGCGACCACTGCCATGATGACCATTCACAATATGGCGGCGTGGATGATGACCACCTGGGGAACCGAAGAGTTCAAACAGGAGTGGTCTGATTCTTTGGTCACAGGTGAAAAACTGGCGTCATATTGTTTGACCGAACCGGGTTCCGGTTCTGATGCAGCTTCTCTGCGTACTACAGCCAAGCGCGACGGTGATCACTACGTGGTAAACGGTTCTAAAATGTTTATCTCTGGCGCGGGCGAAACCGATGTGCTGGTGGTGATGGTTAGAACTGGTGAAGAAGGGCCAAAGGGCATTTCTGCTATTGCGATCCCTGCTGACGCTGATGGCATCATTTATGGTAAAGCCGAAGAGAAAATGGGCTGGAATGCTCAGCCTACGCGCTTGGTCACTTTTGAAAATGTACGTGTACCCGTGAAAAACCTGTTGGGTAATGAAGGCGAAGGCTTCAAGTTTGCCATGAAAGGTTTGGACGGCGGTCGTATTAACATTGCTACCTGTTCCGTAGGAACAGCACAACAAGCGTTAAATACGGCAAGAAACTATATGCACGAGCGTCAACAGTTCGGTAAGCCATTAGCGGCTTTTCAGGCGTTACAGTTCAAAATCGCTGATATGACCACTGAGCTGGTTGCGGCTCGCCAAATGGTGCGTTTAGCGGCTGCCAAGCTGGATAATGATGATCCGGAAAAAACCGCCTATTGCGCCATGGCAAAACGCTTTGCTACCGATGTGGGTACTAAAGTGTGTGATGATGCGCTGCAAATTCACGGTGGCTATGGATACATTCAGGAATATCCGTTGGAGCGCCATTTGCGTGATGTACGTGTTCACCAGATTTTGGAAGGCACTAACGAGATCATGCGTGTCATCATTGGTCGCCGAGTGTTGGCTGACGATGCTGGAGATATTTTGTAA
- a CDS encoding enoyl-CoA hydratase/isomerase family protein, with protein MTTELAQAPVLFEELACADGSKLGVATLNLPKALNSLNVVMVELLLAKLHEWKSQSDIGAVLLKGAGEKAFCAGGDVVALYNAMKDQPGQIPELAQNFFREEYKLDYFIHDFGKPFIVWGCGIVMGGGMGLLMGASHRIVTETSRMAMPEITIGLYPDVGGSYFLNKMPAGCGMFSGLTGASINGADSIVLGLADYFNSSENLSEFTEQLQAIAWNDANAVSKLDELCIANTQANEALKPVAQFQLHIEAMQGLAQCSDLQSSIDYILAMPSENDKWLSKAQANLKAGSPITMHLVYEQLNRAGELSLAECFQMELAMSYRCASLGEFQEGVRALLIDKDMQPKWQYATPAEVPADLVESFFEPQWEGEHPLQALTN; from the coding sequence ATGACGACAGAACTGGCTCAAGCGCCGGTTCTGTTTGAAGAACTGGCATGTGCTGACGGAAGCAAGTTGGGTGTGGCAACACTTAACTTACCCAAAGCGTTGAACTCTCTTAATGTAGTGATGGTGGAATTACTTCTGGCAAAGCTACATGAGTGGAAATCACAATCTGACATCGGTGCTGTTTTACTAAAAGGCGCAGGTGAAAAAGCCTTCTGCGCGGGTGGTGATGTTGTTGCCCTATACAACGCAATGAAAGACCAGCCCGGACAAATTCCTGAACTGGCACAAAATTTCTTCCGCGAAGAATATAAGCTGGATTATTTCATCCATGACTTTGGCAAGCCCTTTATTGTTTGGGGCTGTGGCATCGTGATGGGCGGTGGTATGGGGCTGTTGATGGGAGCAAGCCATCGTATTGTGACTGAAACCAGCCGTATGGCGATGCCGGAAATTACCATTGGTTTGTACCCAGATGTGGGCGGAAGTTATTTCCTTAACAAGATGCCTGCGGGCTGTGGCATGTTTAGTGGCTTAACGGGTGCCAGCATCAATGGTGCGGATTCTATTGTTTTGGGCTTGGCTGACTACTTCAACAGTAGTGAGAACTTGTCTGAATTCACCGAACAGCTACAAGCCATTGCATGGAACGATGCTAATGCAGTTAGCAAGCTGGATGAGCTATGTATTGCTAATACTCAGGCTAATGAAGCATTAAAGCCAGTTGCACAATTCCAATTACACATTGAAGCCATGCAAGGCTTGGCGCAATGTTCTGATTTGCAGTCATCTATCGACTATATTCTTGCCATGCCATCGGAAAATGACAAATGGTTGTCAAAAGCTCAAGCGAATTTGAAAGCTGGCTCTCCGATTACTATGCATTTGGTTTATGAGCAGCTAAATAGAGCGGGTGAATTATCTTTGGCTGAATGTTTTCAGATGGAATTAGCGATGTCTTATCGTTGCGCTTCACTGGGCGAATTTCAGGAAGGCGTACGTGCTTTGCTGATCGATAAAGATATGCAACCTAAATGGCAATATGCCACACCAGCAGAAGTGCCTGCTGATTTGGTCGAATCTTTCTTTGAGCCACAATGGGAAGGTGAACACCCATTGCAGGCGTTAACAAATTAG
- the mmsB gene encoding 3-hydroxyisobutyrate dehydrogenase has protein sequence MTTVAFIGLGNMGGPMAKNLLKNGFQVRAFDLVQAALDALAGEGAYAAKSAHDAAEGADVVLSMLPAGKHVRDLYIGDNGLMSMLPEGTLVIDSSTIDAGSARAVSEVLQSKGIRFVDAPVSGGVGGAVAGTLTFIVGGSDDNFAAAKPVLEAMGKNIFHAGDTGAGQVAKICNNMLLSILMVGTSEALQMGIQNGLDPKVLSQIMLQSSGRNWTLEVYNPCPDVMENVPSSNDYNGGFMVDLMKKDLGLAQETAMQSKSATPMGSLANSLYTMHSNQGNGKKDFSSIFQMLQELKG, from the coding sequence ATGACAACAGTTGCGTTTATCGGTTTGGGCAACATGGGTGGCCCAATGGCGAAAAATTTGCTGAAAAACGGTTTTCAGGTACGTGCATTTGATTTGGTTCAGGCAGCGCTTGATGCGTTGGCGGGCGAAGGTGCTTATGCAGCGAAAAGTGCTCATGATGCTGCCGAAGGTGCAGACGTTGTATTGAGTATGTTGCCTGCGGGCAAGCATGTACGTGACTTGTATATTGGTGACAATGGTTTGATGTCAATGTTGCCTGAAGGTACGTTGGTTATTGATTCCAGTACCATTGATGCCGGTTCCGCACGTGCTGTCAGTGAAGTATTGCAAAGCAAAGGCATCCGTTTTGTTGACGCGCCTGTTTCTGGCGGCGTTGGTGGCGCAGTTGCAGGAACTCTGACTTTCATCGTTGGTGGTTCGGATGATAATTTCGCAGCAGCCAAACCTGTGTTGGAAGCTATGGGTAAGAACATCTTCCATGCGGGTGATACGGGAGCCGGGCAGGTTGCTAAGATCTGTAACAACATGCTGTTGTCTATCTTGATGGTAGGTACCTCCGAAGCGTTGCAAATGGGTATCCAAAATGGTTTGGATCCTAAAGTGTTGTCGCAAATCATGCTGCAAAGTTCAGGCCGTAACTGGACGCTGGAAGTCTACAATCCTTGCCCTGATGTAATGGAAAATGTGCCGTCTTCCAATGACTATAACGGTGGCTTTATGGTCGATTTGATGAAGAAAGATTTGGGCCTGGCTCAAGAAACGGCGATGCAAAGCAAGAGCGCGACGCCTATGGGCTCACTAGCGAACAGTCTTTACACCATGCATAGTAATCAAGGTAATGGTAAGAAAGACTTCTCCAGCATTTTTCAAATGCTTCAAGAATTGAAAGGCTAG
- a CDS encoding SDR family oxidoreductase: protein MELQNSVVVVTGGAQGLGRAMAESLADAGANIALLDMQEDAVSQAAEELRAKGIDAQGFALNVTDEDAVVATFDKIVAHFGKLNGLINCAGIMRDGMLLKVKDGKVVDKMSKQQFQSVLDVNVTGTFLCGREAAAKMIETDSKGVIINISSVSRAGNMGQTNYSASKAAVATMTVSWGRELARFGIRAACIAPGLVDTAMARQMRPEMLDKFLSTVPLRRLAQVEEMGHAAKYIFENDYFTGRVLELDGGVRV from the coding sequence ATGGAATTACAAAATAGCGTAGTTGTAGTTACTGGTGGCGCTCAAGGTTTGGGGCGTGCGATGGCTGAAAGCCTGGCTGATGCTGGCGCTAATATCGCATTGCTTGATATGCAGGAAGATGCGGTTTCTCAAGCGGCTGAAGAATTGCGTGCCAAAGGTATTGATGCGCAAGGTTTTGCGTTGAATGTAACAGATGAAGATGCAGTTGTTGCGACCTTTGACAAGATCGTTGCTCATTTTGGCAAGCTTAATGGCTTGATCAACTGCGCTGGCATTATGCGCGATGGCATGTTGTTGAAAGTTAAAGATGGCAAAGTCGTTGATAAAATGTCCAAGCAACAGTTTCAGTCTGTTTTGGATGTTAACGTTACTGGTACATTCCTGTGTGGTCGTGAAGCGGCAGCCAAGATGATCGAGACTGACAGCAAAGGTGTGATTATCAACATCTCTTCTGTGTCTCGTGCCGGGAATATGGGGCAAACCAACTATTCAGCGTCTAAAGCGGCAGTAGCCACCATGACGGTTAGCTGGGGACGTGAATTGGCGCGTTTCGGTATCCGCGCGGCATGTATTGCCCCTGGTTTGGTAGACACAGCGATGGCGCGTCAAATGCGCCCTGAAATGTTAGACAAGTTCCTTTCTACTGTACCTCTGCGTCGTTTGGCTCAGGTTGAAGAAATGGGACATGCTGCCAAGTACATCTTCGAAAATGACTATTTCACTGGTCGTGTGCTTGAATTGGACGGTGGGGTCAGGGTTTAA
- the gmhB gene encoding D-glycero-beta-D-manno-heptose 1,7-bisphosphate 7-phosphatase: MKKAVFLDRDGVINHDHGYTSHPDKFDFIDGVFEACQRFIDQGYIIVVVTNQSGIARGYYTETDFQHLTEWMLAQFAEHGVDIAGVYHCPHHPVSGKGDYLTNCDCRKPEPGMLLQAAKELDINLAESIIIGDNPTDILAGRKAGLKQCILIDEQGNKTKNAKADAAFPSLAQVQFFNQ; this comes from the coding sequence ATGAAAAAAGCTGTATTTCTGGATAGGGATGGCGTGATTAACCATGATCATGGTTATACCTCCCATCCAGACAAATTCGATTTTATTGATGGTGTATTTGAAGCCTGTCAGCGATTTATTGACCAAGGCTACATCATCGTTGTTGTGACCAATCAGTCAGGTATCGCCCGAGGCTATTACACTGAAACTGATTTTCAACACCTCACAGAATGGATGTTGGCTCAATTTGCTGAACATGGCGTTGATATCGCGGGTGTTTATCATTGTCCTCACCACCCTGTTTCAGGGAAAGGTGACTATCTTACCAATTGTGATTGTCGTAAACCTGAGCCTGGAATGCTGCTACAAGCCGCGAAAGAACTGGATATCAATCTTGCAGAATCTATTATTATTGGTGATAACCCAACCGATATTCTGGCAGGTCGAAAGGCAGGGTTGAAACAGTGCATTTTAATTGATGAACAAGGCAATAAGACAAAAAACGCTAAGGCCGATGCCGCATTTCCCAGTTTGGCTCAGGTGCAATTCTTTAATCAGTAA
- a CDS encoding EAL domain-containing protein, whose product MTQQLSLLLVTSDEVKYQKIKQFDELSAAITWARNSAEAIKCLKADSFCCIVSDIDIGNLDGWRLARMVRANLFMCPSHTPFLLMTTTYCEHIAETTASAFSINKVVSNEQLHLLPDLIQYYCQEQMSLGSETSVLIVEDDPHISELASRILRASHRIDVAMTGMEAVEAYAPGKYDIVLLDVQLPEMSGSDVLKHIMARSPSQAVVIMTAHGGTDLAEELMIEGAVDFIQKPFKADQLRRVMSIAAHRENYLISNAQFEEKVLTIQKNEERYRHLSEEHQRLLDHLATVVIELDREGNIKFINQSWIGLTGFNLSETIGRKLSVFQFAANDQNQNILIQNSLEAIVACEIQHKKMEFQLICKSGSPLWVEAQFNVLEKDYKVIGITATLDNIDERKLAQIRLNHLASHDTLTDLYNRHYFDTELNRLTSSALTQPVSHALLYLDLDHFKVINDTQGHYQGDIILKEVADTLKRVKREADILCRVGGDEFAILLPRTDAEAAVNLAQKICDTLKSGHFKFDERVYRISCSVGVTAIDGEIDDPSTYLQQADIALYVAKRRGRNLVHMFSDEDKESEDFKVAVHWVQTLQEAIINDQLVLHFQPVIDSEYREVQYFEALVRLEIDNQLIMPGEFIPALERAEDITLLDHQVISKAISMMSQHPVLKKVAINLSAQALGDERLLPLIKEKLTTFNVRPQQIIFEVTESASLSNLVATQEMINQLMELGCEFSIDDFGTGFSTFSYLKQLPANCVKVDGSFVKDMINNPIDYALVKSICEVAKALNKTTVAEFVENLDILLELKKLGVDYLQGYYISRPLDINSIVEKYGVEEVY is encoded by the coding sequence ATGACGCAACAGCTTTCTTTATTGCTGGTCACCAGTGACGAAGTTAAATATCAGAAAATCAAACAATTTGATGAACTTAGTGCCGCTATTACGTGGGCTAGAAATAGTGCTGAGGCCATTAAGTGTCTAAAAGCTGATAGCTTTTGCTGCATCGTTTCCGATATTGATATTGGCAATTTGGATGGCTGGCGTTTGGCTCGAATGGTAAGAGCCAATCTGTTTATGTGCCCAAGCCATACCCCCTTTTTGTTGATGACAACGACTTACTGTGAGCATATCGCAGAAACCACGGCGAGTGCGTTTTCCATTAATAAGGTAGTGAGTAATGAGCAACTCCACCTTCTCCCGGATTTAATCCAGTATTATTGTCAGGAACAAATGAGTCTCGGCAGCGAAACGTCGGTACTGATTGTTGAAGATGATCCTCATATTTCCGAATTAGCAAGTCGAATTTTACGAGCCAGCCATCGTATTGATGTGGCTATGACTGGTATGGAAGCGGTAGAAGCCTATGCGCCGGGTAAATACGACATTGTTTTGTTAGATGTGCAACTTCCTGAAATGAGTGGCTCTGATGTGTTGAAACACATTATGGCTCGCTCACCCAGTCAGGCCGTGGTTATCATGACGGCTCATGGTGGTACTGACTTAGCTGAAGAATTGATGATTGAAGGGGCTGTGGATTTTATTCAAAAGCCATTCAAGGCCGATCAATTACGTAGAGTGATGAGCATTGCGGCTCATCGTGAAAATTATCTGATTAGCAATGCTCAGTTTGAAGAGAAGGTTCTAACGATTCAGAAAAATGAGGAACGTTATCGCCATCTTTCCGAGGAACACCAACGGTTGTTAGATCACTTGGCGACCGTCGTTATAGAGCTGGATAGAGAAGGTAATATTAAATTTATTAACCAGTCATGGATTGGGCTGACCGGCTTTAACTTATCGGAAACCATCGGACGTAAATTGTCGGTTTTTCAATTTGCCGCAAATGATCAAAATCAAAACATTCTGATCCAAAATTCATTGGAAGCGATTGTTGCGTGTGAAATTCAACATAAAAAGATGGAATTTCAGCTGATTTGTAAATCTGGTAGTCCACTTTGGGTTGAAGCTCAGTTTAACGTTTTAGAAAAGGATTATAAGGTAATAGGTATTACCGCGACGTTGGATAATATTGATGAGCGAAAATTAGCCCAGATAAGGCTAAACCATTTGGCTTCTCATGACACGCTAACCGATCTTTACAATCGCCATTATTTTGATACTGAATTAAATCGTTTAACCAGTAGTGCATTAACGCAACCGGTTTCACATGCATTGCTTTATCTGGATTTGGATCATTTTAAAGTCATTAATGATACGCAAGGTCATTATCAGGGCGATATTATTCTCAAAGAAGTGGCTGATACCTTAAAACGGGTAAAACGAGAAGCCGATATTTTATGCCGCGTTGGTGGTGATGAATTTGCCATTTTACTTCCTCGTACAGATGCCGAGGCGGCAGTTAATCTTGCTCAAAAAATATGCGATACGTTAAAAAGTGGTCATTTCAAATTTGATGAAAGAGTTTATCGCATTAGTTGTAGTGTTGGTGTTACTGCAATTGATGGTGAAATTGATGACCCTTCAACTTATCTTCAACAAGCGGATATCGCGTTATATGTTGCTAAACGTCGAGGCCGAAATTTAGTTCATATGTTTAGTGACGAGGATAAGGAAAGTGAAGATTTTAAAGTGGCTGTTCACTGGGTGCAAACCTTGCAAGAGGCCATTATTAATGATCAGTTAGTATTGCACTTCCAGCCTGTGATTGATTCAGAGTATAGAGAAGTTCAATACTTCGAAGCATTAGTGCGTTTGGAAATTGATAATCAATTGATTATGCCTGGTGAATTTATTCCTGCACTGGAAAGAGCAGAGGATATTACCTTGCTGGATCATCAGGTGATTTCCAAAGCTATCAGTATGATGAGTCAGCACCCGGTATTAAAGAAAGTCGCTATTAACCTTTCAGCACAAGCCTTGGGTGATGAACGCCTATTGCCCCTTATTAAAGAAAAGCTTACTACCTTTAATGTACGTCCTCAGCAGATTATTTTTGAAGTCACCGAGAGTGCAAGTTTAAGCAATTTGGTTGCTACCCAGGAAATGATAAATCAACTTATGGAGTTAGGTTGTGAGTTCTCTATTGATGACTTTGGTACTGGTTTTAGTACATTCAGTTATTTAAAGCAATTGCCCGCAAATTGCGTAAAAGTGGATGGGTCTTTTGTCAAAGATATGATCAATAATCCAATTGATTACGCATTGGTAAAGTCGATTTGTGAAGTTGCTAAAGCTTTAAATAAAACGACAGTAGCAGAGTTTGTTGAGAACCTTGATATTTTACTGGAATTAAAAAAGTTGGGGGTGGATTATTTGCAAGGCTATTATATTAGCCGCCCTTTAGATATCAATTCAATAGTAGAAAAGTACGGTGTTGAAGAGGTCTATTAG
- a CDS encoding thiamine pyrophosphate-binding protein: protein MSMVSPGGEEHIDMDVFSYADLIVDYINQMGIEFVFGVPGGAIEPLYNALAISGRFGGAKAVVARHEAGAAFMADGYARETDKLGVCCATTGPGATNLLTGVSAAYADNVPMLVITAQTPLPKFGKRALQDSSCTAIDTVSMFRHCCKYSTLVSHHEQLETKLISAIMAARNEPAGPVHISVPSDVLRSAATKPSTIEYNALRNRFNLTDHGAVERMIYELKQVNNVILFIGDGCKGASEEIMTFAELIDAPFVTGPMGKRWVDETHHLYRGVFGFSGHESARKLLRDEEGKVDLVIAIGAALGELGTAGWTQELINGKLIHVDSRIEHFTRSHMAKLHVCGHLPSIFRIINEKLSRTKRHWSKDHSDFVREGKRNVNGCFTSLLHEQKCFSNDNPIKPQRLFSYLSRILPENTRMFVDAGNAWAWSIQYYQRPEHNGTYHLAMGFGAMAWAIGASVGSAAASRGKLPHVCVTGDGSYLMSAQEITVAKQLNLPMVFMILNDSVLGMVMHGQRLGGAEEIGFELGDIDFAAMAEAMGIQGIVVNTTEELEAVDFGRLFSKNQPTLIDVRIDREEVPPMADRVKGLAVNGSSATPGG from the coding sequence ATGTCTATGGTGAGTCCTGGTGGGGAGGAACACATTGACATGGATGTATTTTCGTATGCCGATCTAATTGTCGATTACATTAATCAAATGGGAATCGAGTTTGTATTTGGCGTTCCAGGAGGGGCAATTGAGCCCTTGTATAACGCGTTAGCTATCAGCGGTCGCTTTGGTGGTGCCAAAGCGGTCGTTGCTCGTCATGAGGCTGGCGCAGCTTTTATGGCTGATGGTTATGCAAGGGAAACGGATAAACTGGGAGTGTGTTGTGCAACAACAGGCCCCGGTGCAACTAATTTGTTGACCGGTGTTTCAGCGGCTTACGCTGATAATGTGCCTATGTTGGTGATAACAGCACAAACCCCTTTACCTAAATTTGGTAAGCGAGCCTTGCAGGACTCTTCCTGTACGGCAATCGATACTGTATCCATGTTTCGCCATTGTTGTAAGTACAGTACATTGGTGAGCCATCATGAGCAGTTAGAGACCAAATTAATCTCGGCTATTATGGCAGCGCGTAATGAACCCGCGGGGCCTGTGCATATCAGTGTGCCTTCCGATGTGTTGCGTTCTGCAGCAACAAAGCCATCTACGATTGAATACAATGCGCTTAGAAACCGTTTTAATCTGACCGATCATGGCGCGGTAGAGCGTATGATCTACGAGTTGAAACAGGTGAACAATGTCATTCTGTTTATTGGTGATGGTTGTAAAGGGGCGTCGGAAGAGATCATGACTTTTGCCGAGCTCATTGATGCCCCGTTTGTGACAGGGCCAATGGGTAAGCGTTGGGTTGATGAGACTCACCATCTGTATCGTGGTGTTTTTGGCTTCTCAGGCCACGAGAGCGCCAGAAAGCTGCTACGCGATGAAGAGGGTAAGGTTGATCTGGTCATTGCCATTGGGGCTGCTCTGGGGGAACTGGGGACGGCTGGTTGGACGCAGGAACTGATCAATGGCAAGTTGATCCATGTGGACTCGCGGATAGAGCATTTTACCCGTTCGCATATGGCCAAGTTACATGTGTGTGGTCATTTGCCTTCGATATTCCGGATCATCAATGAAAAATTGAGTCGAACCAAGCGCCATTGGTCGAAAGACCATTCCGATTTTGTTCGGGAAGGGAAGCGCAACGTGAATGGCTGTTTTACCAGTTTGCTACATGAGCAAAAGTGTTTTAGTAATGACAATCCCATTAAACCGCAACGCTTGTTTTCCTACCTGAGCAGGATCTTGCCTGAAAATACGCGTATGTTTGTGGATGCCGGAAATGCTTGGGCATGGTCTATACAGTATTACCAAAGACCCGAGCATAACGGGACATATCATCTTGCGATGGGTTTTGGGGCGATGGCATGGGCTATTGGCGCCAGTGTGGGTTCTGCAGCCGCTTCAAGAGGAAAGCTTCCTCATGTTTGTGTGACAGGTGACGGAAGTTACCTGATGAGTGCGCAGGAGATCACTGTTGCCAAGCAGTTAAACCTGCCCATGGTATTTATGATATTGAATGACAGCGTGCTGGGTATGGTCATGCATGGACAGCGATTAGGCGGAGCCGAGGAAATCGGTTTTGAACTGGGCGACATCGATTTTGCCGCAATGGCTGAGGCAATGGGTATTCAGGGAATTGTGGTAAACACGACGGAAGAACTGGAAGCTGTTGATTTTGGCAGGCTATTTAGCAAGAACCAGCCAACGCTCATTGATGTGCGTATTGATCGTGAGGAAGTTCCTCCAATGGCTGACAGAGTGAAAGGGTTGGCTGTGAATGGAAGCTCTGCTACACCGGGAGGATAG
- a CDS encoding citrate synthase family protein, which translates to MNKNEKFGYSSRPKTNICLEQAAPNNPYVCQKQFLAGYDTIELATRKSFIDVLLLLLKLELPSDEEKALLESLMIGLINPGPRHPASKAAMSAGISKANPEHILPISLTVIGGSMAGAQEVANAYRFISNNANSDTQNVKAVMDLDKENRFAPGFGRHFGQADPYIKSLARALQEQRKTGKHFNWSIQLAERLEKQQAGMLDVGLAAAIFCDLSIGERESIALYQFMRSPGLMAHGLEQSHRPISDIPLIEDDQYVYEQNA; encoded by the coding sequence ATGAATAAAAATGAGAAGTTTGGTTATTCAAGTCGTCCCAAAACCAATATATGTCTGGAGCAAGCCGCCCCTAATAACCCCTATGTATGCCAAAAACAGTTTCTGGCTGGATATGACACCATTGAATTAGCCACAAGAAAAAGTTTCATAGACGTTTTGCTGCTTTTACTAAAGCTAGAGCTCCCATCCGACGAGGAAAAAGCACTTTTAGAATCGCTGATGATAGGGTTAATTAACCCTGGCCCTCGCCATCCTGCATCGAAAGCTGCCATGTCTGCGGGTATTAGCAAAGCGAATCCTGAACACATACTTCCAATATCGCTTACGGTTATTGGAGGAAGTATGGCTGGAGCTCAGGAAGTCGCCAATGCCTATCGCTTCATTAGTAATAATGCTAACTCTGACACTCAAAATGTTAAAGCGGTCATGGATCTTGATAAAGAAAATCGCTTTGCACCAGGATTTGGGCGCCACTTTGGGCAAGCAGACCCCTATATAAAGTCTCTGGCTAGAGCATTACAAGAACAACGTAAAACAGGAAAACACTTCAACTGGTCAATTCAACTCGCTGAAAGACTGGAAAAACAACAAGCTGGTATGTTAGATGTTGGATTAGCCGCAGCCATTTTTTGCGATCTTTCCATTGGTGAACGTGAAAGTATCGCCCTCTACCAATTTATGCGAAGCCCTGGGCTTATGGCTCACGGACTTGAACAATCCCATCGCCCAATCAGCGATATTCCATTAATTGAGGACGACCAGTATGTCTACGAACAAAACGCATAA